The genome window TCTCCACGCTGTTGGAGTGGACCGGGTGGACGGTCACGCGCGAGTTCTACTACAACGACGCCGGGGTGCAGATCGCGAACCTCGCGCGCTCGGTGCAGGCGCGGGTGCGCGAGCTGGCGACCGGGGTGGCGGAGATCCCCGAGGGGGGCTACCACGGCGAGTACATCCGCGACATCGCGCGCGACTACGTGGCGCAGCATGCCGCCGACGCCGCCGGCCACGACCTCGAGGCGATCCGCGCCTTTGCCGTGGCCTACCTGCGCGGCGAGCAGGACAAGGATCTGCAGGCATTTGGCGTCACGTTCGACGTGTACTACCTGGAGTCGTCGCTCTATAGCGAGGGGAAGGTCGACGAGACGGTGCAGATGCTGCGCGCGGCCGGGCAGACGTTCGACAAGGACGGCGCGCTCTGGCTGCGCACGACCGAGTATGGTGACGACAAGGACCGCGTGATGCGGAAGTCGGACGGGACGTACACGTACTTCCTCCCCGACGTGGCGTATCACCTGGCCAAGTGGCGGCGCGGCTTCACGCGCGCCATCGACGTGCAGGGGGCGGACCATCACAGCACCGTGACGCGCGTGCGCGCTGGGCTGCAGGCGTTAGGCGTGGGGATCCCGCAGGGGTACCCCGAGTACGAGCTGCACCAGATGGTGACGGTGATGAAGGGGGGTGAGGAGGTGAAGATCTCCAAGCGGGCCGGCGCCTACGTCACCGTGCGCGACCTGATCGACGAGGTGGGGCGCGACGCGGTGCGCTACTTCCTCCTCATGCGCAAGTCGGACTCGCAGCTCGTCTTTGACGTCGACGTGGCGCGCGCGCAGAGCGAGGAGAACCCGGTGTACTACATCCAGATGGCGCATGCGCGCGTCTGCGGGATCTTCCGCGTGGGCGAGATCGATGCCGCGACGCTCACCGGCGAGGGGGTGGATTGGCGGGCGCTGGTGGAGGACGATGAGCGAGAGCTGGTGAAGTCGTTGTTGGGCTTTCCAGGGTTGGTCACCGCCGCGGCGCGCACCCTCGCCCCGCACCTCGTGGCTTCGTACCTCCTCGACACCGCCCGCCAGGTGCACACATGGTACCACAAGCATCACGTGCTGGGTGAGCCCGAGCCGATTCGTTCCGCCCGCCTGGCGCTGGCCAGGGCGGCGCAGGTCACGCTGGCCAACGGCCTGGCGATTCTCGGGATCGCGGCGCCGGAACGCATGTAGGAAGGGCAAACGGGTGACGGGAGACGGGGGTGCGCGCTACGCGCGCGGTTCGTCGACCACTCACGCCGCTCATCCCCCCGGACTTTGCAGGGCTCACTCGCACTCGCGTCGGTTCAACTCCCGTCTCCCGTCTCCCGTCTCCCGTCTCTCGGTATGTCCGTTCTCGTCGTAGGCTCCGTCGCGCTGGACTCCGTCGAAACTCCCTTTGGCAAGGCCGATGAGGTGCTCGGTGGCTCGGGGACCTTCTTCTCGGCTTCGGCCAGTCACCTGACGACCGTCAAGCTG of Gemmatimonadaceae bacterium contains these proteins:
- a CDS encoding arginine--tRNA ligase; translated protein: MTPETILRDALREAAVALGAPADFQPQLERPRDPSFGDWASNAAMSLARALKRKPLDIAHDLVARLDVAKAGVSEAYIAGAGFINFRLAAGAEAKGLVELLAAGRAYGRTAEGAGRVVNVEFVSANPTGPLHVGHGRQAALGDAISTLLEWTGWTVTREFYYNDAGVQIANLARSVQARVRELATGVAEIPEGGYHGEYIRDIARDYVAQHAADAAGHDLEAIRAFAVAYLRGEQDKDLQAFGVTFDVYYLESSLYSEGKVDETVQMLRAAGQTFDKDGALWLRTTEYGDDKDRVMRKSDGTYTYFLPDVAYHLAKWRRGFTRAIDVQGADHHSTVTRVRAGLQALGVGIPQGYPEYELHQMVTVMKGGEEVKISKRAGAYVTVRDLIDEVGRDAVRYFLLMRKSDSQLVFDVDVARAQSEENPVYYIQMAHARVCGIFRVGEIDAATLTGEGVDWRALVEDDERELVKSLLGFPGLVTAAARTLAPHLVASYLLDTARQVHTWYHKHHVLGEPEPIRSARLALARAAQVTLANGLAILGIAAPERM